The window CAACCTCGTAAAAAGTCCATCAAGCTTCAATTTGTAGTGATGCTGTCAGAGCGCTTCCACCCCTGTCTCCCCTGTCCTGATCCTGACGGCATCATCGAGGGACATGACAAAGATCTTTCCATCCCCGATCTTGCCCGTCC is drawn from Deltaproteobacteria bacterium and contains these coding sequences:
- a CDS encoding P-II family nitrogen regulator (indirectly regulates nitrogen metabolism; at high nitrogen levels P-II prevents the phosphorylation of NR-I, the transcriptional activator of the glutamine synthetase gene (glnA); at low nitrogen levels P-II is uridylylated to form PII-UMP and interacts with an adenylyltransferase (GlnE) that activates GlnA) → TGKIGDGKIFVMSLDDAVRIRTGETGVEAL